A DNA window from Syntrophaceae bacterium contains the following coding sequences:
- a CDS encoding cache domain-containing protein — protein sequence MKKMSLNVKLMTGGILIVLIPLLVVGIFSAWKSSEALSDIAENQAEIVAKNVSGLIGMALAEEMKLIAGLAADPAIVEASSGKTDGATQRLTTMMKRIGNDYEGIFVSDASGVGRADGIGGGYVGLNVSDRDYFTTAKAGKVNVGTVIKSKKSGAPVAVVAAPILGSNGEFRGMVATVLKIDFLIEKIVAVKVGKTGYPFVVDKKGLVVAHPKKEFILELELNKQAGMESIMKRMLAHESGSERYVFQGVPKIAGFAPVELTGWAVGFTQNQDEFLAPAHMIRNFILIIAVAFLALTVVGVLFFARGISRPITRS from the coding sequence ATGAAGAAAATGTCCCTGAATGTGAAGTTGATGACCGGTGGAATCCTGATCGTTTTGATTCCGCTGCTCGTCGTCGGCATCTTCAGTGCCTGGAAATCGTCTGAGGCACTGTCCGACATCGCCGAAAACCAGGCCGAGATCGTCGCAAAAAACGTGAGCGGCCTCATTGGCATGGCCCTCGCGGAGGAAATGAAACTCATCGCGGGCCTCGCAGCGGATCCGGCCATTGTAGAGGCTTCCTCCGGCAAGACGGATGGTGCGACTCAGCGCCTGACAACGATGATGAAAAGGATCGGCAACGACTATGAAGGTATTTTCGTCAGCGACGCCTCCGGTGTCGGACGCGCGGACGGAATCGGGGGCGGTTACGTAGGCCTCAACGTCAGCGACCGGGATTACTTCACCACGGCGAAGGCCGGGAAGGTGAATGTCGGAACCGTCATCAAGTCCAAGAAGTCGGGCGCTCCCGTCGCGGTCGTCGCCGCTCCCATCCTGGGAAGCAACGGCGAGTTCCGGGGAATGGTCGCAACCGTGTTGAAGATCGACTTCCTCATTGAGAAGATCGTCGCCGTCAAGGTCGGCAAAACGGGCTATCCCTTCGTGGTCGACAAAAAGGGGCTCGTCGTCGCTCACCCGAAGAAGGAATTCATCCTGGAGCTGGAGCTGAACAAACAGGCGGGGATGGAAAGCATTATGAAGCGAATGCTGGCGCATGAAAGCGGATCGGAACGTTATGTGTTCCAGGGCGTCCCCAAGATCGCCGGCTTCGCCCCCGTCGAGCTCACCGGCTGGGCCGTCGGCTTCACCCAGAATCAGGATGAATTTCTCGCTCCTGCCCACATGATCCGGAACTTCATCCTGATCATCGCCGTGGCATTCCTGGCCCTGACCGTGGTCGGCGTTCTCTTTTTCGCCCGCGGCATCAGCCGTCCCATCACCAGGTCCG
- a CDS encoding sigma-54-dependent Fis family transcriptional regulator — protein MAKRCRILIAEDDDMSRQNLKELLEESGYETVAFPDGKEAMDAYVTDRFDLILTDLRMPHVDGLELLSFVKEINPDALVILITGYGTVNTAVDAMKMGAFDYITKPIREDRLKISVNRALSFHKLKEENVVLRDHLKERFDLGKLIGYSETMKKVFEKIQKVSTTDSTILIHGESGTGKELAARAIHFNSDRKEAPLVPVNCGAIPEDLLESELFGHEKGAFTGAIRTRIGRFELAQGGTIFLDEIGDMSQALQVKVLRVIQERQYERIGGVRTFNADVRIIAATNQDLEKAVAEKRFREDLFYRINVIPIYLPPLRERGLDVAILANSFLKKFSKQNKKTVTRFSSEAIQALLDYPWPGNVRELENLVEMLVVMKDSGDILVDDLPEKIAARRGRIEQVYSVDFPDEGVNFNDMVIQFEKDLLLKALEKSGGVKNRAAKLLNLNRTTLVEKLKRL, from the coding sequence ATGGCGAAACGCTGCCGGATCCTGATTGCCGAAGACGATGACATGAGCCGCCAGAATCTGAAGGAACTTCTGGAGGAGAGCGGTTATGAAACCGTCGCCTTCCCGGACGGCAAGGAGGCCATGGACGCCTACGTTACGGACCGATTCGACCTGATCCTGACGGATCTGCGGATGCCCCATGTCGACGGCCTGGAGCTTCTTTCCTTTGTAAAGGAAATCAACCCGGATGCGCTGGTCATCCTGATCACCGGCTACGGAACGGTGAACACGGCGGTGGACGCCATGAAAATGGGCGCCTTCGACTACATCACCAAGCCCATCCGGGAAGACCGCCTCAAGATCTCCGTCAACCGGGCGCTGTCTTTTCATAAATTAAAGGAAGAGAACGTGGTGCTGCGGGATCACCTGAAGGAGCGGTTCGATCTGGGCAAGCTGATCGGATACAGCGAGACCATGAAAAAGGTCTTCGAGAAGATCCAGAAGGTGTCTACAACGGACAGCACCATCCTTATTCATGGAGAAAGCGGAACGGGGAAGGAGCTGGCCGCCCGGGCGATCCATTTCAACAGCGACCGCAAGGAGGCGCCGCTGGTACCCGTCAATTGCGGAGCCATTCCCGAGGACCTCCTGGAGAGTGAATTGTTCGGTCATGAGAAGGGGGCCTTCACGGGAGCCATCCGGACGCGCATCGGGCGGTTTGAACTGGCCCAGGGAGGCACGATCTTCCTGGATGAAATCGGCGACATGAGCCAGGCGTTGCAGGTCAAGGTGCTCCGGGTGATCCAGGAAAGGCAGTACGAGCGAATCGGCGGCGTCAGGACATTCAACGCGGACGTGCGGATCATCGCCGCCACGAATCAGGACCTGGAAAAGGCCGTTGCTGAAAAGCGTTTCCGGGAAGACCTCTTTTACCGCATCAACGTGATTCCGATCTACCTGCCTCCTCTCCGGGAGCGCGGCCTGGACGTGGCCATCCTGGCGAACTCCTTTCTCAAGAAGTTCAGCAAGCAGAACAAGAAGACGGTAACCCGGTTTTCTTCCGAAGCGATTCAGGCCCTCCTCGACTACCCTTGGCCGGGAAATGTCCGGGAGCTGGAAAACCTGGTCGAAATGCTCGTGGTCATGAAGGATTCCGGGGATATCCTGGTGGATGATCTCCCGGAGAAGATCGCCGCCCGCAGAGGTCGAATCGAGCAGGTCTACTCCGTCGACTTTCCGGACGAGGGCGTCAATTTTAACGACATGGTGATCCAGTTCGAGAAGGATCTTCTTCTGAAAGCCCTCGAAAAATCGGGGGGAGTCAAAAATCGGGCAGCCAAGCTCCTGAATCTCAACCGGACGACGCTTGTCGAGAAACTGAAACGATTATAA